Within the Pseudomonas putida genome, the region GGTCAGTGGCGCGGCCGCTGAAGAGGTCAGGTTGAGCGACCAGAACGCCTCGTTCCAGCACAGGATCAACGACAGCAGCACGGTCGAGGCAAGCCCGCCGCGGGCGATCGGCAGCAGCACGCGGACGATTTCCTGCCAGGTGCCGGCACCGTCCAGGCGCGCGGCTTCAAGGATGTCCACCGGGATGTCCTTGAAGTAGGTGTACACCATCCACACCACGATCGGCAGGTTGATTAGGGTGTAGACGATGATCAGCGCCAGGCGCGAGTCGAGCAGGCCGAACTGCTTGGCCAACAGGTAGATGGGCATCAGCACGCCCACCGGCGGCAGCATCTTGGTCGACAGCATCCACAGCAGCGTGCGCTTGGTGTGGCGGGTTTCGAAAAAGGCCATGGAGTAAGCCGCCGGCACTGCGATAAGCATGCACAGCGCGGTGGCCGAGAAAGCGATCAGCACCGAATTCCAGGCGTAGGCGAAATAGTCGCTGCGGTCGTTGATGTGCAGGTAGTTTTCCAGCGTTGGCGCGAAGATGAACTGCGGCGGGGTGGCGAAGGCATCGAGCTCAGTCTTGAAGCTGGTCAGCAGCATCCAGAAGATCGGGAAGAAGATCGTCAGGGCGATGCCCCAGCACAGCAGGCCAATCAATGCGTCGCGCAGGCGGCGGGTTTGCTTGAGTGACAGCATGGCGGGCTCCTCAGCGGCGCTCGGTCAGGTTCTTGCCGATCATCCGTACCAGCACGATGGCGGCGATGTTGGCGATCAACACGGCGATCAGCCCGCCCGCCGAGGCCATGCCCACGTCGAACTGCAGCAGCGCCTGGTTGTAGATCAGGTAGGCGAGGTTGGTCGACTCATAGCCCGGGCCGCCGCTGGTGGTGGTGAAGATTTCGGCGAACACCGACAGCAGGAAGATGGTCTCGATCATCACCACCACGGCAATCGGGCGGGCCAGATGCGGCAGGGTCAGGTGCCAGAAGATCGCCAGCGGCCCGGCGCCGTCCAGGCGTGCGGCTTCTTTCTGTTCCTGGTCCTGCGACTGCATGGCGGTCATCAGGATCAAGATGGCGAACGGCAGCCACTGCCAGGAGACGATCAGGATGATCGACAGCAGCGGGTAGTGCGCCAGCCAGTCCACCGGCTGTGCGCCGAACAGCCGCCACACGGCGGCGAGGATGCCCGACACCGGGTGGAATATCAGGTTCTTCCACAGCAGCGCGCTGACGGTGGGCATGATGAAGAACGGTGAAATCAGCAGCACCCGCACCACGCCGCGGCCCCAGAACTCGCCGGCCTCCAGCAGCGCCGCGATGAGCACGCCAAACACCACGCTGATCGCCAGCACACTGCCGACCAGGGTCAGGGTGTTGAGGGCGCCGGGCATGAAGCCTGGGTCGGTGACGAAGTACGCGAAGTTCTCCAGGCCGACGTACGCATTTTCGCCCGGGTACAGCAGGTTGTAGCGGATCAGGGAAAAATACAGGGTCATGCCCAAGGGCATGACCATCCACAACAGCAGCAGCGCCACTGAAGGGCTGACCAGGAACCAGCCCGGCCCGACGCGGCGTTTGCCGGGGCGTGGGGTGGCGAGGGTCGGGGTATCGAGGGCCGAAGTGTCCATGGCGACTCCGTGTGCAGCGACAAGGGCGGACGGCAGCCATCCGCGCGCCAGGCGTTGGCGCGCAGATGGCCACGGCTGGGCTACTTGGGATAACCGGCGCGCTTCATCTCGCGTTCGGTGGACTGCTGTGCGGCGGCAAGCACTTGGTCGACCTTCATCTGCCCGGTCAGGGCGGCGGAGAACAGCTTGCCGACCTGCGTACCAATGGCCTGGAACTCAGGGATGGTCACCAATTGAATACCCACGTACGGCACGGGCTTGAGCGTGGGGTGGTTGGGGTCGACGCGCTTGAGCGACTCCAGCGTCACCTTGGCGAACGGCGCAGCGGCCAGGTAGGCGTCGCTGTAGGTCGAGGCGCGGGTGCCTGGTGGCACGTTGGCCACGCCTTCCTTGTCGGCCACCAGCTTGCCGTAGGCTTCGGACGTGGCCCAGGTGCTGAAGGCCTTCGCCGCGTCCTTGGCCTTGGAGCTGCTTGGGATGGCCAGCGCCCAGGCATACAGCCACGAGGCGCCCTTGTCGGTGACCTCCTTTGGCGCAAAGGTGAAGCCGACCTGGTCGGCGACCTTGCTCTGGGTCTTGTCGGTGACGAACGAGCCGGCAACGCTGGCATCGACCCACATCGCGCACTTGCCGCTGTTGAACAGCGCCAGGTTTTCGTTGAAACCGTTGCTCGACGCGCCAGGCGGGCCGTACTGCTTCAAGGTATCGACGTAGAAGTTCAGCGCGTTCTTCCACGCGCTGCCGGTGAATTCCGGCTGCCACTGTTCGTTGAACCAACGTGCGCCAAAGGCATTGGCCACGGTGCCGATCAGCGCCATGTTCTCGCCCCAGCCGGCCTTGCCGCGCAGGCAGATGCCGTACTGGCCCTGGTCGGGGTGGTGGAGTTTGGCGGCGAACTCACCCAGCTGGGTCCAGGTTGGTTGCTCGGGCATGCTCAGCCCTGCGTTCTGGAACAGGTCCTTGCGGTAGTAGGTGATCGAGGCTTCGGCGTAGAAGGGCAGGGCATACAGCGTACCGTTGGCCGACAAGCCATTGCGCACGGACGGGAACACGTCGTCGAGGTTGTAATCGGCCGGCAGGTCCTTCATTGGCTCCAGCCAGCCTTTGGCGCCCCACAGCGCCGCTTCATACATGCCGATGGTCAGTACGTCGAACTGCCCGCCCTGGGTGGCGATGTCGGTAGTCAGGCGCTGGCGCAGCACGTTTTCTTCAAGCACGACCCACTTGAGCCTGATGTCCGGGTGCTGTTCTTCGAACACCTTGGCCAGGCGCTGCATGCGGATCATATCGTTGTTGTTGACCGTGGCGATGGTCAGTGTTTCGGCGCCCTGGGCCAATAGCGGCAGGCTGAGGCAGGCAGCGGCCAGGCAGGCCTTGATCGCGTCGTTCATCTATGAACTCCCTTACCGGGCCGGCTGACGGCACGGAAGACATTATTATTTTTGTGTCGCTGGCGCTGATTACACCCCCGTACGGCGTTGGCGACAAAGCGTGGACTGCACGCCGGCTGATACTTTTTTGCAGTGGTTCGCTCAGTGACGGTTCTGCTCGGTCAGCCGCTGGGTCACCAGGCTGCGGTAGTCGGAGGGGGTCATGCCTTTGAGCTGTTGAAAGCGCCGGTTGAAATTGGACAGGTTGCTGAAGCCTGATTCGAAGCACACCTCGGTCACCGGCAGGTCGCTTTTGGCCAGCAATTCGCAGGCCTTGCTGACCCGCAGGCGGTTGACGAACTCAACAAAACCGCGCCCGGCCGCCTGTTTGAAAAAGCGTGAGAAGTAGGTGGGGGTCATGCCCAGATGCTCGGCCACTTCGTTCTGGGTCAAGTCCTGGGCGTAGTGCTGGAAGATGTAGTCCACCGCCCGGTTGATGCGCTCGACGTTGTGCTCGTCAGCCAGGTGCGAGGAGGTGACCGTGGACAATAACTGGTAGTCCTCGCAGCCGGCGAGCTGTTCCATGAGGATAAAAAAGTATCCAAGGCGGGTCATGCCCCGGCTGTCCGCGATGCGTTGCAACAGCTTGCGGCTCTCGGCGATCAGCGCCGGGTCACGGAACTCGATGCCGTAGTGCGCGCGGGCCAGCAACGGGCTGAGTTGGTGCAGTTCAGAAAACACCCGGCTGCCGCTGTGCAGCACCTCGTCGGTGAAATTGACCAGCATGTCGCGCTGGCTGAACACCTCGTCGGGGCCGGCCTGGCTGATCCAGTTGTGCGGCAGGTTGGGGCCTGTGAGGAACAGCGTGTTCGGCCCGAAGCTGCCGATGTAGTCGCCGATGAACACTTTGCCGGCGCTGGCCACGATCAGGTGCAGTTCGTATTCCTTGTGGAAATGCCAGCGCACCAGCGGGCTGGGGAAGCCATGCTGGCGGTAGATCAGTGAGTCGCCCTCGTGG harbors:
- a CDS encoding carbohydrate ABC transporter permease, with the translated sequence MDTSALDTPTLATPRPGKRRVGPGWFLVSPSVALLLLWMVMPLGMTLYFSLIRYNLLYPGENAYVGLENFAYFVTDPGFMPGALNTLTLVGSVLAISVVFGVLIAALLEAGEFWGRGVVRVLLISPFFIMPTVSALLWKNLIFHPVSGILAAVWRLFGAQPVDWLAHYPLLSIILIVSWQWLPFAILILMTAMQSQDQEQKEAARLDGAGPLAIFWHLTLPHLARPIAVVVMIETIFLLSVFAEIFTTTSGGPGYESTNLAYLIYNQALLQFDVGMASAGGLIAVLIANIAAIVLVRMIGKNLTERR
- a CDS encoding AraC family transcriptional regulator, with amino-acid sequence MPRTSKVTDPSYELMDDHEGDSLIYRQHGFPSPLVRWHFHKEYELHLIVASAGKVFIGDYIGSFGPNTLFLTGPNLPHNWISQAGPDEVFSQRDMLVNFTDEVLHSGSRVFSELHQLSPLLARAHYGIEFRDPALIAESRKLLQRIADSRGMTRLGYFFILMEQLAGCEDYQLLSTVTSSHLADEHNVERINRAVDYIFQHYAQDLTQNEVAEHLGMTPTYFSRFFKQAAGRGFVEFVNRLRVSKACELLAKSDLPVTEVCFESGFSNLSNFNRRFQQLKGMTPSDYRSLVTQRLTEQNRH
- a CDS encoding carbohydrate ABC transporter permease; protein product: MLSLKQTRRLRDALIGLLCWGIALTIFFPIFWMLLTSFKTELDAFATPPQFIFAPTLENYLHINDRSDYFAYAWNSVLIAFSATALCMLIAVPAAYSMAFFETRHTKRTLLWMLSTKMLPPVGVLMPIYLLAKQFGLLDSRLALIIVYTLINLPIVVWMVYTYFKDIPVDILEAARLDGAGTWQEIVRVLLPIARGGLASTVLLSLILCWNEAFWSLNLTSSAAAPLTALVASYSSPEGLFWAKLSAVSTLACAPILIFGWISQKQLVRGLSFGAVK
- a CDS encoding ABC transporter substrate-binding protein, translated to MNDAIKACLAAACLSLPLLAQGAETLTIATVNNNDMIRMQRLAKVFEEQHPDIRLKWVVLEENVLRQRLTTDIATQGGQFDVLTIGMYEAALWGAKGWLEPMKDLPADYNLDDVFPSVRNGLSANGTLYALPFYAEASITYYRKDLFQNAGLSMPEQPTWTQLGEFAAKLHHPDQGQYGICLRGKAGWGENMALIGTVANAFGARWFNEQWQPEFTGSAWKNALNFYVDTLKQYGPPGASSNGFNENLALFNSGKCAMWVDASVAGSFVTDKTQSKVADQVGFTFAPKEVTDKGASWLYAWALAIPSSSKAKDAAKAFSTWATSEAYGKLVADKEGVANVPPGTRASTYSDAYLAAAPFAKVTLESLKRVDPNHPTLKPVPYVGIQLVTIPEFQAIGTQVGKLFSAALTGQMKVDQVLAAAQQSTEREMKRAGYPK